From the genome of bacterium:
TACCTTATTTTGTTGACAACACCACAAAAATAATTTAAAATACTTTCCGTCATTTAATGGAGGAGGCTATATGGCAAATGAAGCTGTAGTTGTTTTAACAGACTCTAATTTTCAGGAAGAAGTTATTAATTCATCAATGCCTGTTTTTGTAGATTTCTGGGCGTCATGGTGCGGGCCATGCAGGATGATGGCAAATATAGTCGACGAATTGGCTAAAGAATATGCCGGATTAATCAAAGTATGCCAGTTAAACGTAGATGAAAATCCGGTCACTGCAAGCCAATATAAAATTATGAGCATCCCAAGTTTCCTGTTGTTCAAAGACGGCAAAGTAAAAGACCAGTTAATAGGCGCAATACCAAAACAGAAATTAAAATCTAAAGTTGCGGAATTTTTGGCATAAAGTTATTCTTCTCCCCCATCCGCGTCTGCCGCATTTTCTTGTATACAGGCTATACTTTGTACTTTATCGCCTTCTTCCAGCCGTATCAAACGGACGCCCTGGGTATTCCGGCTGATTGAGTTTATTCCCTCAACCGGCATTCTTATAATAAGCCCGTGCGATGTAATGATCATTAATTCGTCCGTGTCCGTTGATTCTTTAACCCCGACTACATTCCCGTTTCTGGCTGTAGGTTTAATATTTATCACGCCTTTTCCTCCGCGATTTGTCAGCCGGTATTCATCTATATCAGTACGCTTCCCGTAACCGTTTTCAGTAACTGTGAGT
Proteins encoded in this window:
- the trxA gene encoding thioredoxin, whose translation is MANEAVVVLTDSNFQEEVINSSMPVFVDFWASWCGPCRMMANIVDELAKEYAGLIKVCQLNVDENPVTASQYKIMSIPSFLLFKDGKVKDQLIGAIPKQKLKSKVAEFLA